One segment of Gilliamella sp. ESL0441 DNA contains the following:
- a CDS encoding carboxylate/amino acid/amine transporter, protein MFYLIFVTIVWSFSFSLIAVYLSGQVDSWFAVVMRVLLAFITFIPFFRFRGIRFKQMILLMGVGACQLGIMYFFYYNSFQYISVPEVLLFTISTPIYVTIIYDILQGHRLRYSYLLTAIIAVIGAAIIRYDHISRDFIIGFLLIQGANVVFALGQVGYKRIMELYPLPQHQAFAWVYLGAVLVASLGWLLFGDYSKLPTTNLQWGIIIWLGVIASGLCYFLWNYGATKVDSGTLAIMNNVVIPTGILVNVVVWHQSIDWIRFSIGSVVIVFALILHHKVKRHSPK, encoded by the coding sequence ATGTTTTATCTTATTTTTGTCACGATTGTTTGGTCATTTTCATTCAGTCTTATTGCTGTTTATCTCAGTGGACAAGTTGACTCTTGGTTTGCTGTTGTGATGCGTGTTTTGTTAGCTTTTATTACTTTTATTCCTTTTTTTCGATTTCGTGGTATCCGCTTTAAACAGATGATTTTGTTAATGGGCGTTGGAGCCTGTCAATTGGGGATTATGTACTTTTTTTATTATAATTCCTTTCAGTATATTTCAGTACCTGAAGTCCTTCTTTTTACCATATCAACGCCTATTTATGTCACGATCATTTATGACATATTGCAAGGGCATCGTCTTCGATATAGTTATCTGTTAACGGCTATTATTGCCGTTATTGGTGCAGCTATTATTCGCTATGATCATATCAGTCGTGATTTTATTATTGGATTTTTATTAATTCAGGGGGCAAATGTTGTGTTTGCTTTAGGGCAGGTTGGGTATAAACGAATTATGGAACTTTATCCATTGCCCCAACATCAAGCTTTTGCATGGGTCTATTTAGGGGCTGTGCTTGTTGCTAGTCTTGGCTGGTTATTGTTTGGCGATTATTCAAAATTACCTACAACCAACTTACAGTGGGGTATCATTATTTGGCTTGGTGTGATTGCCTCTGGTTTGTGTTATTTTTTATGGAACTATGGCGCGACTAAAGTGGACTCAGGAACATTAGCGATTATGAATAACGTAGTTATTCCAACAGGCATCTTGGTTAATGTCGTAGTTTGGCATCAATCCATTGACTGGATTCGATTTTCAATTGGAAGTGTGGTGATTGTGTTTGCTTTAATACTTCATCACAAGGTAAAACGCCACTCCCCAAAATAA
- a CDS encoding ABC-F family ATPase, whose protein sequence is MLSTNNITMQFGSKPLFENISVKFGNGNRYGLIGANGSGKSTFMKIIGGDLVPTSGNVALDPHERLGKLRQDQFAFESFTVLDTVIMGHTELWEIKQERDRIYSLPEMSEEDGFKVADLETQYAEMDGYSAESRAGELLLGVGIPIEQHYGLMSEIAPGWKLRVLLAQALFSNPDILLLDEPTNNLDIDTIRWLEDTLNERESTMIIISHDRHFLNMVCTHMADLDYGELRIYPGNYDDYMTASTQARERLLADNAKKKAQISELQSFVSRFSANASKSKQATSRARQIEKIKLEEVKASSRQNPFIRFEQDKKLFRNALVVENLTKGFDNGPLFDNLNLMVEVGEKVAILGTNGIGKTTLIKTLMGELTPEQGEIKWSENANIGYYAQDHEYEFDEELTVFDWMSQWKQPTDDEQAVRSVLGRLLFSQDDIKKKVKVLSGGEKGRMLFGKLMMQKPNIIVMDEPTNHLDMESIESLNMALELYQGTLFFVSHDREFVSSLATRIVEITPEKVIDYTGNYEDYLRSQGIE, encoded by the coding sequence GTGTTAAGTACAAATAACATCACCATGCAATTTGGTAGTAAACCGCTATTTGAAAATATTTCGGTTAAATTTGGGAACGGCAATCGTTATGGGCTTATTGGCGCCAATGGTAGCGGTAAGTCAACGTTTATGAAAATCATTGGTGGCGATTTAGTACCAACTTCGGGTAATGTGGCGTTAGATCCTCATGAAAGATTAGGTAAATTACGTCAAGATCAGTTCGCTTTTGAATCCTTTACCGTGTTAGATACGGTGATTATGGGGCATACTGAGTTGTGGGAAATCAAGCAAGAACGTGATCGCATCTATTCTTTACCGGAAATGAGTGAAGAAGATGGTTTTAAAGTGGCTGATTTAGAAACCCAATACGCCGAAATGGATGGTTATAGTGCCGAGTCTCGTGCTGGCGAACTATTGCTAGGGGTCGGCATTCCCATTGAACAGCATTATGGTTTAATGAGTGAAATTGCCCCTGGTTGGAAGCTACGTGTGTTATTAGCCCAAGCGCTCTTTTCGAATCCCGATATTTTATTACTGGACGAGCCAACCAATAACTTAGATATTGATACCATCCGTTGGTTAGAAGATACGCTTAATGAGCGTGAAAGTACCATGATTATTATTTCGCATGATCGCCATTTTTTAAATATGGTTTGTACCCATATGGCAGATCTTGATTATGGTGAATTGCGTATTTATCCGGGTAATTACGATGATTATATGACGGCATCAACACAAGCCCGAGAGCGTTTATTAGCGGATAACGCTAAGAAGAAAGCGCAAATCAGTGAACTGCAATCTTTTGTTAGTCGTTTTAGTGCCAATGCATCGAAATCTAAACAAGCGACATCTCGAGCCAGACAAATTGAGAAAATTAAACTGGAGGAAGTGAAAGCATCTAGCCGTCAAAATCCATTTATACGCTTTGAGCAAGATAAAAAATTGTTCCGTAATGCCTTAGTCGTTGAGAATTTGACCAAAGGCTTTGATAATGGCCCTTTGTTTGATAATCTTAATTTAATGGTTGAAGTCGGCGAGAAGGTCGCCATTTTAGGTACCAATGGGATTGGTAAAACCACTTTAATTAAAACCTTAATGGGAGAACTAACCCCTGAACAAGGCGAGATTAAATGGTCAGAAAATGCCAATATCGGTTATTATGCTCAAGATCATGAATACGAATTTGATGAAGAATTAACCGTGTTCGACTGGATGAGCCAATGGAAGCAACCTACTGATGATGAACAAGCTGTACGAAGTGTTTTAGGTCGCTTATTATTTTCGCAAGATGATATTAAGAAGAAGGTTAAAGTGCTGTCGGGTGGTGAAAAAGGACGGATGCTATTTGGTAAATTGATGATGCAAAAACCGAATATCATTGTCATGGACGAACCAACTAACCATTTAGATATGGAATCGATCGAGTCGCTCAATATGGCGTTAGAACTTTATCAAGGTACCCTATTCTTTGTTTCGCATGACCGTGAGTTTGTCAGTTCGCTAGCGACTCGTATTGTTGAAATTACGCCAGAAAAAGTGATCGATTATACCGGTAATTATGAAGATTATTTACGTAGTCAAGGAATCGAATAA
- a CDS encoding DEAD/DEAH box helicase, giving the protein MSFDSLGLDAKILKALQEQHYTQPTPIQQQAIPVILSGKDLMASAQTGTGKTAGFGLPILQKLIELQAKTANRPETKKKKRPLYALILAPTRELAAQIGENIRDYSRHLAIRSLVVFGGVSINPQMMKLRGGVDILIATPGRLLDLVHQNAVDLATVKVLVLDEADRMLDMGFIHDIRRVIAKLPKKRQNLMFSATFSDEIKTLAETILHSPETVAVARTNSTSTQITQYVHRVDKRRKRELLSYLIGKNQWQQVLIFTRTKYGANHLAEQLTKDGIKASAIHGNKSQGARTKALADFKTGQIRALVATDIAARGLDIELLPYVVNYELPQVAEDYVHRIGRTGRAQNQGQAISLVCIDELPQLKAIEKLIKKPIPEIHTDGFAVDPTIKAEPKTKSSPKKRLSKNDHNTQNRSNQPNKRGGVNRTKKYANTNNKQSHTH; this is encoded by the coding sequence ATGTCATTTGACTCTCTTGGTTTAGATGCCAAGATTTTAAAAGCACTACAAGAACAACATTACACTCAGCCCACCCCCATTCAACAGCAAGCCATTCCGGTGATCTTATCGGGAAAAGACCTCATGGCAAGTGCACAAACGGGCACCGGTAAAACGGCAGGGTTTGGTTTGCCAATTTTGCAAAAACTCATTGAACTACAAGCCAAAACAGCGAATCGCCCTGAAACAAAAAAGAAGAAACGCCCCCTTTATGCGTTAATTTTAGCGCCAACTCGTGAACTTGCTGCGCAAATTGGTGAAAACATTCGTGATTACAGCCGTCATTTAGCAATTCGTTCATTAGTTGTTTTTGGTGGCGTAAGCATTAATCCCCAAATGATGAAGTTGCGTGGTGGTGTGGATATTCTGATTGCTACACCCGGACGGTTACTCGATTTAGTCCACCAAAATGCTGTTGATCTTGCAACGGTTAAAGTGCTGGTTTTAGACGAAGCCGATCGCATGTTAGATATGGGTTTTATTCATGATATACGGCGAGTGATTGCAAAATTACCTAAAAAACGTCAAAATTTAATGTTTTCAGCAACGTTTTCAGATGAGATAAAAACACTAGCGGAAACGATTTTACATTCCCCTGAAACGGTTGCTGTCGCCAGAACCAACAGTACATCAACACAAATTACCCAATATGTTCATCGAGTAGACAAACGTCGTAAACGGGAATTACTATCGTACTTAATTGGTAAAAACCAATGGCAACAAGTATTAATTTTTACTCGCACTAAGTACGGCGCTAACCATTTAGCTGAGCAACTCACTAAAGACGGGATTAAAGCTTCAGCTATTCATGGTAACAAAAGCCAAGGCGCCCGCACCAAAGCCTTAGCCGATTTTAAAACCGGACAAATTCGGGCACTAGTCGCCACCGACATTGCAGCCAGAGGATTGGATATTGAACTATTGCCTTATGTGGTTAATTATGAATTACCGCAGGTTGCTGAAGATTACGTGCATCGAATTGGTCGAACAGGGCGAGCGCAAAATCAAGGGCAGGCGATTTCATTAGTCTGTATTGACGAACTGCCACAATTAAAAGCCATTGAAAAGTTGATCAAAAAACCAATACCCGAAATCCATACCGATGGTTTTGCCGTTGACCCAACCATTAAAGCTGAGCCGAAAACAAAATCTTCACCTAAAAAACGGCTATCGAAAAACGATCACAACACGCAAAATCGGTCTAATCAACCCAATAAGCGTGGTGGTGTTAACCGAACAAAAAAATACGCTAACACAAATAATAAACAAAGTCATACTCATTAA
- a CDS encoding PAAR-like protein has protein sequence MDKEKKFNFLAEESEQGFWVDSQELTQNTQRQTAKTETARKEEIANKLRAENERLLKEGQPEEKREMVIHGATLHCPYAQSEGKLKVTSNEILLQDRICATEGDGNNMINLKFSGVCNHPKWGDKKPACQSVINLSPWQNLGKTVIQEQRVLVKESYISCNPSPNTAVAKPIPTVKKITVIGCDRNVIISYNNGNYGNCEFYKFRYEDFMRRHSLCNHMPPVYYFGEMREISKYDFINTAKEWLTKSLTEEMDKMVISEVKKNGSSYKPVPATSYGYKYCVRFSKVLMPTLTQRGQRWLIKARLKLQEYMEQGVINKSYRAKFDKIYPKDWKTLGKWENNFNKNFEPSDEEIEQCSQCDQDDLDRIRANKMEKYYTDIELDNDRFQEFAFATHPDAYNPKEMKKLPADDLIKIILTPDLKEWFGWDTWKQALIMAQNLDYQSITSTTMLRLFKKYILKDDKFE, from the coding sequence ATGGACAAAGAAAAGAAATTTAACTTTTTAGCCGAAGAATCTGAACAAGGTTTTTGGGTAGATTCTCAAGAATTAACCCAAAATACGCAAAGACAAACAGCGAAAACAGAAACCGCCCGAAAAGAAGAAATTGCCAATAAATTAAGAGCAGAAAATGAAAGATTGCTAAAGGAAGGACAGCCCGAAGAAAAGCGAGAAATGGTAATACATGGCGCAACCTTACATTGTCCGTACGCACAGTCAGAAGGAAAACTTAAGGTAACATCTAACGAAATATTATTACAAGATCGCATTTGTGCTACAGAAGGCGACGGAAATAATATGATTAATCTGAAATTTTCAGGCGTTTGTAATCATCCCAAATGGGGGGATAAAAAACCCGCTTGTCAAAGTGTAATCAACTTATCGCCGTGGCAAAATTTGGGTAAAACCGTAATTCAGGAGCAAAGAGTTTTAGTTAAAGAATCCTACATAAGTTGTAATCCTTCCCCGAACACGGCAGTTGCAAAACCCATTCCTACGGTGAAAAAAATAACTGTAATCGGCTGTGATAGAAATGTAATTATCAGTTACAACAACGGAAATTATGGAAATTGTGAATTTTATAAATTTAGATATGAAGATTTTATGAGACGTCACAGTTTATGCAATCATATGCCTCCGGTTTATTATTTTGGAGAAATGCGAGAAATCAGTAAATATGATTTTATTAATACTGCTAAAGAGTGGTTGACAAAAAGTTTAACCGAAGAGATGGACAAAATGGTAATCTCAGAAGTTAAGAAAAATGGTAGTTCATATAAACCAGTTCCTGCTACCAGTTACGGATATAAATATTGCGTTCGCTTCTCTAAAGTCTTAATGCCAACTTTGACCCAAAGAGGGCAACGGTGGTTAATAAAAGCAAGATTAAAGTTGCAAGAATATATGGAACAAGGGGTGATTAATAAATCTTATAGAGCTAAATTTGATAAAATATATCCAAAAGACTGGAAAACATTGGGAAAATGGGAAAATAATTTTAACAAAAATTTTGAGCCTTCTGATGAAGAAATAGAACAGTGTAGTCAATGTGACCAAGATGATTTGGATAGAATTCGTGCAAATAAAATGGAAAAATATTATACTGATATTGAATTAGATAATGACCGTTTTCAAGAATTTGCTTTTGCCACTCATCCCGATGCGTATAATCCTAAAGAAATGAAAAAATTGCCGGCAGATGATTTAATAAAAATAATATTAACCCCCGACTTGAAAGAGTGGTTCGGTTGGGATACTTGGAAACAGGCTCTTATTATGGCTCAAAATTTAGATTATCAGTCAATTACAAGTACCACGATGCTAAGACTGTTTAAAAAATATATTTTAAAGGATGATAAGTTTGAATAA
- a CDS encoding YggL family protein, whose amino-acid sequence MVNRSRRLRKKLHIEEFKELGFTVSWSFDEGTSEETLDNIVDQFILEAIQPNGLAYEGSGYLNWKGIVCTQKLGNCTEAHRDIVTKWLESHGLKNIKVSPLIDIWWDELDF is encoded by the coding sequence ATGGTAAATCGCAGTCGACGTTTACGTAAAAAATTACATATTGAAGAGTTTAAAGAGTTAGGTTTTACTGTCAGTTGGTCTTTTGACGAAGGGACAAGTGAAGAAACCTTAGATAACATTGTTGATCAGTTCATTCTCGAAGCTATCCAACCAAATGGTTTAGCATATGAAGGAAGTGGGTATCTAAATTGGAAAGGAATTGTCTGTACTCAAAAACTAGGAAATTGTACCGAAGCGCATCGTGACATTGTCACAAAATGGCTGGAAAGTCATGGCTTAAAAAATATCAAAGTCAGTCCGTTAATTGATATTTGGTGGGATGAATTAGATTTCTAA
- a CDS encoding AEC family transporter, producing MAFFSTLGQQFVATLPLFILILLGYIAVKLGRWQKTVTDSLTKFTFYIAFPIMLFQIMSHFSEHSEIDMKLLFVFFGSSFIVFALGCLIAYKCFHLNGSESTMFAMGGIYTNTVFVGIPIIKMLLGDSAIPIVAIIVIFNALILWTLATVSIEFVQMGKLSSKGFIKAFKNVTKNPIIIGIFAGIAVNYTGIALPKFIQQSTKMVSDMTAPLSLIVLGMGLAEYQIRNKLHITATICMIKLAILPIVTFVTGKLLGLPVLELQVIVLLSSVSIAINCYMMARQFEVLQGPIASSLLISTALSSITTPLILSIMLQFGLT from the coding sequence ATGGCTTTTTTTTCTACGTTAGGACAACAATTTGTCGCAACATTACCGCTATTTATTCTTATTTTATTAGGCTATATAGCGGTTAAATTAGGTCGCTGGCAAAAAACGGTGACCGACAGTTTAACCAAATTCACCTTTTATATCGCTTTTCCGATTATGCTCTTTCAAATTATGAGCCATTTTTCCGAACATTCTGAAATCGATATGAAACTATTATTCGTTTTCTTCGGTAGCTCATTTATTGTTTTTGCTTTAGGCTGCTTAATTGCCTACAAATGTTTTCACCTAAATGGTTCTGAAAGTACGATGTTTGCTATGGGGGGAATCTATACCAATACAGTGTTTGTTGGTATCCCAATCATAAAAATGCTACTAGGTGACAGTGCAATTCCAATTGTTGCGATTATTGTCATCTTTAATGCACTTATTTTATGGACGCTAGCAACCGTATCGATCGAATTTGTACAAATGGGAAAACTTTCCAGCAAAGGATTTATTAAAGCATTCAAAAATGTCACCAAAAACCCTATAATTATAGGGATTTTTGCTGGTATTGCGGTTAATTATACGGGTATCGCATTACCTAAATTCATTCAACAATCCACAAAAATGGTCAGTGACATGACAGCACCTTTATCACTTATTGTATTAGGCATGGGGCTGGCCGAATATCAAATCAGGAACAAATTACACATTACCGCAACAATCTGTATGATAAAACTGGCAATACTACCTATTGTTACATTTGTGACAGGAAAACTGTTAGGATTACCCGTATTGGAATTACAAGTTATTGTATTATTAAGCTCAGTATCGATTGCGATTAACTGTTATATGATGGCAAGACAATTTGAGGTATTACAAGGCCCTATTGCATCAAGTTTACTCATATCAACAGCATTATCATCCATAACAACACCGTTGATATTATCCATCATGTTACAATTTGGCTTAACATAA
- the nikA gene encoding nickel ABC transporter substrate-binding protein: MIVHFNRTKKWLMVFALTSASFNCFAKDDITFANFRDIRDLNPHLYSGEMWAQNMLYESLVHYNEDGSFSPWLAESWTISNEGKTYTFKLRQDVTFSDGTKFDAHSAKLNWDAVLSNKDRHTWLEMVRLITDIKALDNYTLQVNLSEPYYPFLIEIAVTRPMRFISPNAMKNGETKNGVNSYIGTGPYVLSDHKKDQYAIFTANPNYWGNKPQLKTVTMKVIADNQSRLMALEKGEIDLIYGKNMVDADSFERFSKMDKFQTLMSKPVSSRIVLMNTTRPALSDVNVRQAIEHIINKNDISEGIFNHSEAPADTLMATNIPYANIGLKPYQYDTKLAQQLLDKAGWTKANGQQYRQKDGKPFEITLYYDSNTASQKTIAQYMQDEFEQVGLKLNIHGEEEQGYRDRQKAGDFDMVFDISWGTPYDPQSFLSGMKLPVYGDYMAQQGLKEKPQIDASISKALISTDEQERQALYRYVLETLHKQAVYIPLTYERNRAIAIKSLKGIEFAPSQFDIPFEKMHY, encoded by the coding sequence ATGATAGTACATTTCAACCGCACCAAAAAATGGTTAATGGTTTTCGCATTAACCTCAGCTAGCTTTAATTGTTTCGCTAAAGATGATATCACTTTTGCTAATTTTCGCGATATTCGTGATCTAAACCCTCACCTCTATTCTGGTGAGATGTGGGCTCAAAATATGCTGTATGAGTCTTTAGTCCATTATAACGAAGATGGCTCTTTTTCACCTTGGCTTGCGGAAAGCTGGACAATCAGTAATGAAGGAAAAACCTATACGTTCAAACTTCGACAAGATGTGACATTTAGCGACGGTACTAAATTCGATGCGCATAGCGCTAAATTAAATTGGGATGCCGTACTTTCAAATAAAGATCGTCATACTTGGCTTGAAATGGTGCGTTTAATTACCGATATTAAAGCCCTTGATAATTATACCCTACAAGTCAATCTGTCTGAACCTTACTATCCATTTTTGATTGAGATTGCCGTCACCCGCCCTATGCGTTTTATATCGCCTAATGCCATGAAAAATGGTGAAACCAAAAATGGCGTTAATTCTTATATTGGTACGGGGCCTTATGTGTTAAGTGATCATAAAAAAGATCAGTATGCCATTTTTACAGCCAATCCCAATTATTGGGGAAATAAACCACAACTCAAAACCGTTACAATGAAGGTGATTGCGGATAATCAAAGCCGTTTGATGGCACTTGAAAAAGGTGAAATCGATCTGATTTATGGCAAAAATATGGTGGATGCCGATTCTTTCGAGCGTTTTTCGAAAATGGATAAGTTTCAGACATTGATGTCTAAACCTGTTTCAAGCCGTATCGTGTTGATGAATACGACTCGCCCTGCATTGAGTGATGTTAATGTGCGTCAGGCTATTGAGCATATTATTAATAAAAATGATATTTCAGAAGGAATTTTTAATCACAGTGAAGCACCGGCTGATACCCTAATGGCGACCAATATCCCTTATGCCAATATTGGATTAAAACCTTATCAATACGATACTAAATTAGCACAACAACTTTTGGATAAAGCAGGTTGGACAAAAGCAAACGGTCAACAATATCGCCAAAAAGACGGCAAACCGTTCGAAATCACACTGTATTATGATAGTAATACTGCTTCACAAAAAACCATCGCCCAATATATGCAAGATGAATTTGAACAAGTTGGATTAAAACTTAATATTCACGGTGAAGAAGAACAAGGCTATCGTGACCGCCAAAAAGCGGGGGATTTTGATATGGTATTCGATATTTCTTGGGGTACACCTTATGATCCACAATCCTTTTTATCCGGTATGAAATTACCAGTATATGGGGATTATATGGCACAACAAGGCTTAAAAGAAAAGCCTCAAATTGATGCCAGCATTAGCAAAGCATTGATTTCAACAGACGAGCAAGAACGCCAAGCCCTATATCGTTATGTGCTTGAAACATTGCATAAACAAGCGGTCTATATTCCTTTAACTTATGAACGCAATCGAGCTATTGCTATTAAATCTCTTAAAGGCATTGAGTTTGCTCCATCACAATTTGATATTCCTTTTGAGAAAATGCACTATTAA
- a CDS encoding toxin-antitoxin system YwqK family antitoxin — protein MKKLLMVSIFFVGILACVQRIEEKKISETTPSHSVRINESNTPEGFLRYEYYINGNKAADYIKTYYTKGGQLESVYYMSSYKPDGISAQGFYPNGKLKFIRYVRDEVKKGDVLYVIYYPNGQINLIETIVTDSLELPKLTTMYFENGVKQGEGVMDMYNATTIPVGLWKTYDEKGDLIETTYYHPDEFGKDYKIVTQYKNGKVVSKKIYNFDDLYETELKELFTIPK, from the coding sequence ATGAAAAAATTACTAATGGTGTCTATTTTTTTTGTTGGCATTTTGGCATGTGTTCAACGCATTGAAGAAAAAAAGATTTCAGAAACCACCCCGTCACATTCAGTACGAATTAATGAATCCAATACTCCGGAGGGTTTTCTACGATATGAATATTATATCAATGGCAATAAAGCAGCGGATTATATAAAAACTTACTATACTAAAGGCGGTCAATTAGAATCTGTGTATTATATGTCATCATATAAACCAGACGGCATTTCTGCTCAAGGATTTTACCCAAATGGAAAACTAAAATTCATCCGCTATGTAAGAGATGAAGTTAAAAAAGGAGATGTATTATATGTTATTTATTATCCTAATGGACAAATAAATCTTATAGAAACAATAGTTACTGACTCTTTAGAATTACCCAAACTCACTACTATGTACTTTGAAAATGGCGTTAAGCAAGGTGAAGGGGTTATGGATATGTATAATGCTACCACAATACCTGTAGGATTATGGAAAACATACGATGAAAAAGGCGATTTAATCGAAACCACCTATTATCATCCCGATGAATTCGGCAAAGACTATAAAATCGTAACTCAATATAAGAATGGAAAAGTTGTTTCAAAGAAAATTTACAATTTTGATGATTTATATGAGACTGAGTTAAAAGAGCTTTTCACCATACCGAAATAA
- a CDS encoding peptidoglycan recognition family protein — MENESLPTENIKSPNDQSEIVDSYSANPNQIVYDLLHQSDFDINVTDAYFAKKVNAPNKPNEYTYLKLNQARLGDKIYLVVKCYGKPPKGSLVISIREIEKKGNEQNLYPQKSISFLVNGVEKTELQFTIDEKIEYIQEIEIRPKDDEKYQELVDKLNSLENKSTHLTIRTEIKDTNATKVNFKGILTGEFDAVKGARYYDFLNEEKEYFTLYNLSSCFCSKLKIDSEGFISGGKVEKNKIASCNNGSNMTEVKIIVLHRTAGGVAAGTLSHMNTNKYGAHFVIDNAKNTDGTIYHAISIYKKGTHMGRGQYKITKDNNWGNHNSIGIEVCGYSYTSDGKKRVGANGNLPHGYWQEVTEEQAKSLSCLVKFLLEHYNLTIDDVKCHEDLCAKDPNEGKDVYKKMMNYWH, encoded by the coding sequence ATGGAAAACGAAAGCCTTCCGACAGAAAATATAAAATCCCCTAACGATCAATCCGAAATAGTGGATTCTTATTCAGCCAATCCTAACCAAATTGTTTATGATTTGTTACATCAATCTGATTTTGATATTAATGTAACGGATGCCTATTTTGCAAAAAAAGTAAATGCCCCGAATAAACCAAATGAATATACCTATTTAAAATTAAATCAAGCCCGTTTGGGTGACAAAATTTATCTTGTAGTTAAATGTTACGGTAAGCCCCCTAAAGGATCTTTGGTTATTAGCATTCGTGAAATTGAAAAAAAAGGTAATGAGCAAAACTTATATCCACAAAAATCTATTTCCTTTTTAGTGAATGGAGTTGAAAAAACCGAACTACAATTTACTATTGATGAGAAAATTGAGTATATCCAAGAGATTGAAATTCGTCCTAAAGATGATGAAAAGTATCAGGAATTAGTAGATAAATTAAATAGTCTTGAAAATAAAAGTACTCATTTGACCATAAGAACAGAAATAAAAGATACCAACGCAACTAAGGTAAATTTTAAAGGTATTCTTACAGGTGAATTCGATGCGGTTAAGGGGGCAAGGTATTATGATTTTTTAAATGAAGAAAAAGAATATTTTACACTTTATAATTTATCAAGTTGTTTTTGTTCAAAATTAAAAATTGATTCTGAAGGATTTATTTCTGGAGGTAAAGTAGAAAAAAATAAAATAGCAAGTTGTAATAATGGTTCCAATATGACAGAAGTTAAAATCATCGTATTACATAGAACTGCGGGTGGAGTAGCTGCTGGAACTTTATCTCATATGAATACTAATAAATATGGCGCTCACTTTGTAATAGATAATGCTAAAAATACAGATGGAACAATTTATCATGCTATCAGCATATATAAAAAAGGAACTCATATGGGGAGAGGACAATATAAAATCACTAAAGACAATAATTGGGGAAATCATAATTCAATAGGAATTGAGGTATGTGGTTATTCATATACCTCTGATGGAAAAAAAAGAGTTGGAGCTAATGGAAATTTACCTCACGGCTATTGGCAGGAGGTAACAGAAGAGCAAGCTAAGTCATTATCTTGTTTAGTTAAATTTCTTTTAGAACACTATAATTTAACAATAGATGATGTAAAATGTCACGAAGATTTATGTGCAAAAGATCCAAATGAAGGAAAAGATGTATATAAAAAAATGATGAATTATTGGCATTAA